GTTGGTGTTCAGCCAAGAAATTTCATGATGAAGGGGGAGGAGTAATATGCATACCGTTGGCAAGAGCGTCCAAAGGGTTGATGCAGTGGCCAAGGTCCGCGGACAAGCCAAGTATGTGGATGATTTAGTCAGTGGGGATGTGCTTGTAGCAAAGGTGTTTCGCTCCACAATTGCCAATGGCTGGGTCAAAAGGATTGACGTTTCCAAGGCAAGGGCCTTACCCGGGGTCGAACTGGTGGTCACCTATGAAGATGTGCCGGAACACTGCTTCCCGACCGCCGGCCACCCCTGGCACCTGGATCCCAGCAAGCGGGACATTGCCGACCGCAATTTGCTGACACGGCGCATCCGTTTTTACGGTGATGAAATTGCCGCCGTGGTTGCCGTCGATGAATTGACGGCGAAAAGGGCACTGGAACTCATTGAGGTCGAGTATGAAGAGTATGAACCCATCATCACCGTGGAAGACGCTTTGAAAGAAGGGGTGGAAGAACTCCACCCAGGGACCGGCAACATCTTGAAGGAAACGGAATGGTCTTGGGGCGATTTGGATGCCGCCTTCAAAAAGGCCGATTATGTGTTTGAAGATGAATTCAAGACCCAGCGGGTCCAGCATTGCCACTTGGAATGCCCGATTTCCTATGCATATCAGGAAAGCGACGGCAGGGTCGTCGTGGTATCCTCTACTCAGATTCCCCATATCATTCGCCGGATTGTGGCGCAAGCCTTAGGGATTCCCTGGGGCAAGGTTAGAGTGATCAAGCCTTATATCGGCGGCGGCTTCGGCAACAAGCAAGACGCTTTGACGGAGCCTCTGAACGCCTTCCTGGCGACCAAGCTTCCCGGCCGGGTAGTCAAACTGGAGTATACCCGGGAAGAAACTTTCTATGCCACCAGAACCCGTCACCCGATTGATTTCAAGATCAGGACCGGCGTCATGAAAGACGGTACGGTGGTGGCAAGAGAATTAGTAGCCGTTTCCGCCATCGGAGGCTATGCCTCCCACGGGCACGACGTAATCGGGAACGCCGGCAACAAGTTCAGGCACCTGTACCAGCATGAAGCCATCAGGTACAAGGCGACCACCGTCTACACCACCACACCGGTCACGGGTGCCATGCGGTCTTATGGAATTGCGCAGGTTAACTTCGCCATGGAATCCCACATGGAAGATGTCGCCCGGGCTTTGAACATGGACCCGATTGAGTTCAAGGAAAAGAACCTGGTGCAAGAAGGTTGGCAAGACCCGCTTTCGGGTAACATTGTCCGGACCAACGGCTTGCGGGAGTGCATCAAGCGGGGTAAAGAGTTAATCCGCTGGGATGAAAAGAAAGCCCTTTACAAGAACCAGACCGGGCCGAAGCGCCGCGGGCTGGGCATGGCTGTGTTCAGCTACAATTCCGGTCGCTACCCCCTGTTTGAAAACAGTGCCGCTAGGATCGTGATGAATCAGGACGGCTCCGTACAGCTGCAAATCGGGGCCACCGAGATCGGGCAAGGTTCTGATACCATCTTTGCCCAAATGGTGGCTGACACCATCGGGCTCCCGGTGGATATGGTTCATATTGTGTCTACTCAGGATACGGATGTTAGTCCTTTCGATACCGGGTCTTACGCGTCCCGGCAAACCTACGTGAGCGGCCGGTCCGTTGTCAAAGCGGCTGGGGAGATCAAGCGGAAAGTGCTGGAGAGAGTCCATATCATGACGGGTATTCCTGCCTCCGCTTTTGATATTGTGGACGGCTGGGTGGTATACGCCAACAATCAGGAACGGGTCATGCCCGTCGAGGATGCGGCCATGCACGCTTACTATGATCCGGAAACTTCCGATCCAATCACCGCCGATGTTACGGATAACTGCAAGTCCAGCAGCTTCCCCTTTGGGTGCACCTTTGTGGAAGTGGAAGTGGATATGCCCTTGGGTAAAGTGGAGATCCTGGAAATCTACAATATCCACGACAGCGGGCAGATCATCAATCCCCAGCTGGCGGAAGGACAGGTGCACGGCGGGGTCAGCATGGGCCTCGGCCAGGCTCTTTCCGAAGAGCTGCTCATTGATCCCAAAACAGGCAGGCCGTTAAACCCCAACTTGCTGGATTACAAACTGGGTACCATTATGGATACGCCCGATATCGGTGTGGAGTTTGTGGAAACCTATGAACCAACCGGACCTTTTGGGGCAAAAGCCATCGGTGAGACACCGGCCATTTCTCCCATGGCGGCCATCAGGAATGCCATTTTGGATGCAACCGGAGTGAAAATCAACGAACTGCCCATGAACCCGCAAAGACTGGTTGAGAAATTCAAAGCAGCAGGGCTGATTTAGGGAGGTGGAACTATGTTTGATACAGGCCGTGTTTTCGAAGCTCATTCCGTGCAAGAAGCGATTGAACTCTTAGTGGCCAATCCGGGTGCTAAGTTGATTTGCGGCGGTACCGACGTGCTCATCCAGGTCCGGGAAGGCAAATTGGCCGGGCGGGACCTGGTCAGTATTCATGGTCTACCGGAATTGACCGGTGTGACCATGGATGAGGAAGGAACCATTGCCATCGGCGCAGCTACCACTTTTACCAAGGTCATTAAGGATCCCCTTGTGAAAGAACACCTGCCCTTCCTGGCTCAAGCCTTGGAAACCGTCGGTGGTCCTCAAGTGCGCAACATGGGTACTATCGGGGGGAATGTTTGCAACGGAGCCACCTCGGCGGACAGCGCTTCTACCTTGTTTGCTTTGAATGCCAAGCTCAGGATTGTCAACAGCCGGGGGACCAGAGTGGTGCCGATCCAGGAGTTTTACCTGGGACCGGGCAAGGTGGCCCTTGAGTATGATGATGTCATGACCCACATCTTAATCAGCCGGGATAATTATGCCGGGTTTGGCGGCCAGTATATCAAGTATGCCATGAGAAAAGCCATGGATATCGCCACTTTAGGCTGCGCCGTCCTCTGTAAAGTTAAGGACAAGAATATCGTGGAAGACGTTCGCCTAGCTTTTGGAGTCGCCGCTCCTACTCCCATCCGGGTACCGGCGGCGGAAGAAGTGGCAAAAGGAAAGCCTTTCAGCGATGAGCTGGTAGAGGAATTTGCCAAGGCCGCGGTGCAGCAAGTCAACCCCAGGACATCCTGGCGGGCCTCGCGGGAGTTCCGGCTGCAGCTGGTGGAAGAGCTGAGCAAGCGAGCTTTCAGACAAGCCTTTAGCAATGCCGGGGGTGAATATTAATGCAGACAAAGGAAATTGCTTTCAAAGTCAACGGTAAAGAGGTAAAGGTAACCGTCGATGTGCGGGAATCCTTGCTGGAAGTACTGCGGAACCGGCTGCACCTTACCGGTACCAAGAAAGGCTGTGAAGTAGGAGAGTGCGGCGCCTGCACGGTGATCATCAACGGGGAAACCGTAGATTCCTGTATTTACTTGGCCATCTGGGCTGACGGCAAGGAAGTGCGCACCATTGAAGGGGAAGAGCGGAACGGCAACCTGTCCCGGATCCAGCAGGCCTTTGTGGAGGAAGGGGCCATCCAGTGCGGCTTCTGCACTCCCGGTTTTGTCATGTCGGCCACGGCATTGGTGGAAAGCGGCGAAAAGCTGACCCGGGAGGAAATCAAGAAGGGGATGACCGGGAACTTGTGCCGCTGCACCGGTTACCAGAACATTGTCCGGGCTGTGGAAAAGGTAATGAATGAAAAGCATAGTTAGATAGATGTTTGGCTGGGCCGGTTGCCCCGTGGTGGGGTACCGGCCTTCTTTGATGGGTCTTTTTGCCGGTTGCAATTTCTTTCTCCATTAAGCAGGATTCTTGTGCGAAAATAGGGAATCTTCTAATAAGTGCAGCTTGTTCTGACATAGTTGACAAGGATTCTCATAAATATTACACTGTGAGTGGTAGCAAATTGATGGTGAGTGGTAGAAACATTTCGATGAATGGTTGATTGCAAGGGGCATGTTTTGGCTAGTTATTTTTTTCATTAAGGAGGAAGAGAGTCATGTCTAAGGTGTTAAAGACCATGGATGGTAACACCGCTGCGGCTCATGTGGCCTATGCCTTTACGGAAGTCGCAGCCATCTACCCTATTACCCCTTCTTCGCCCATGGCCGAACTGGTGGATGAGTGGAGTGCCCACGGGCGCAAGAACATTTTCGGCCAAAGGGTTGAAGTGAAAGAAATGCAGTCAGAAGCCGGTGCCGCCGGGGCAGTGCATGGTTCCCTGGCAGCGGGAGCATTGACCACCACTTTCACTGCTTCACAAGGACTGCTTTTGATGATTCCCAATATGTATAAGATTGCCGGTGAGCTGCTGCCTGGCGTTTTCCATGTATCGGCGCGGGCGTTAGCCGCCCATGCTTTGTCCATTTTTGGTGATCACCAGGATGTGATGGCCTGCCGGCAGACAGGATTTGCCATGCTGTGTTCCGGCAGCGTCCAGGAAGTCATGGATCTGGCCGGCGTCGCCCACGCAGCTGCCATTAAGTCCAGTGTTCCTTTCCTGCACTTCTTCGACGGTTTCCGCACTTCCCACGAAGAGCAAAAGATTGAAGTGCTGGAATATGACCAACTAGCCAAATTAGTCGATCATGAAGCCTTGCAAAGATTCCGCCAGCGGGCCTTAAGACCTGAGCAACCGGTCACCAGGGGCACCGCGCAAAACCCGGATATTTACTTCCAGGGGAGAGAGGCGGCCAATAGATTCTACGATGAAGTTCCCGACATTGTAGCGGATTACATGAAAAAAATCGGGGAGCTGACCGGTAGGGATTACCGCCCCTTCAACTACTACGGCGCCCCGGATGCGGAATACATCATCGTGGCCATGGGTTCCGTTTGCGAAACCATCGAAGAAACCATCGACTATCTCCTGGCCCGTGGCGAAAAAGTCGGTCTCATTAGAGTGCACCTGTATCGCCCGTTTGCTGCTAAATACTTCTTCGATGTGCTGCCGCAGACGGTGAAGCGGATTGCCGTTTTGGATCGCACCAAAGAGCCCGGTTCCCTGGGTGAGCCCTTATATCTCGATGTCCGGGCCCTGTTCTACGGTCAAGAGGATGCCCCGCTGGTCATCGGCGGCCGTTACGGCTTGGGTTCCAAGGACACCAACCCGGCACAAATCCTGGCTGTTTATGAAAACTTGAAGGCAGCAGAGCCCAAAAACGGCTTCACCATCGGTATCGAAGACGATGTGACCAACCTGTCCTTGCAGCCCGTGTTGGGAGTCAACACGGCACCGGAAGGCACCATCTGCTGCAAGTTCTGGGGCCTCGGTTCCGACGGTACGGTGGGCGCCAACAAGAATTCCATCAAGATCATCGGCGACAATACGGACTTGTATGCGCAAGGGTACTTCGCTTATGACTCCAAGAAGTCCGGCGGTGTGACCATTTCCCACCTGCGGTTTGGGAAAAAGCCCATTAAGTCCACCTATCTCATTGACCAGGCCGACTTCATCGCCTGCCACAACCAATCTTACGTCTACAATTACGATGTGCTGGCAGGATTGAAAGAAGGAGGCACTTTCCTCCTGAACTGCACCTGGTCGCCGGAAGAATTGGAAGAGCACCTGCCCGCCGCTATGAAGCGGTACCTGGCCCAGCATAAGATCAATTTCTACATTATTAATGCCGTGAAGATCGCCAGCGAAATCGGCCTAGGCGGGCGCATTAACATGGTTATGCAAGCGGCTTTCTTCAAGCTCACCAACGTGATCCCCATTGACGACGCCGTCAAGTACATGAAGGAGGCCATCCGGGATACCTACGGCAAGAAGGGTGAGCACATCGTTCAGATGAACGAACAGGCCGTCGACC
This sequence is a window from Clostridia bacterium. Protein-coding genes within it:
- the xdhA gene encoding xanthine dehydrogenase molybdenum-binding subunit XdhA gives rise to the protein MHTVGKSVQRVDAVAKVRGQAKYVDDLVSGDVLVAKVFRSTIANGWVKRIDVSKARALPGVELVVTYEDVPEHCFPTAGHPWHLDPSKRDIADRNLLTRRIRFYGDEIAAVVAVDELTAKRALELIEVEYEEYEPIITVEDALKEGVEELHPGTGNILKETEWSWGDLDAAFKKADYVFEDEFKTQRVQHCHLECPISYAYQESDGRVVVVSSTQIPHIIRRIVAQALGIPWGKVRVIKPYIGGGFGNKQDALTEPLNAFLATKLPGRVVKLEYTREETFYATRTRHPIDFKIRTGVMKDGTVVARELVAVSAIGGYASHGHDVIGNAGNKFRHLYQHEAIRYKATTVYTTTPVTGAMRSYGIAQVNFAMESHMEDVARALNMDPIEFKEKNLVQEGWQDPLSGNIVRTNGLRECIKRGKELIRWDEKKALYKNQTGPKRRGLGMAVFSYNSGRYPLFENSAARIVMNQDGSVQLQIGATEIGQGSDTIFAQMVADTIGLPVDMVHIVSTQDTDVSPFDTGSYASRQTYVSGRSVVKAAGEIKRKVLERVHIMTGIPASAFDIVDGWVVYANNQERVMPVEDAAMHAYYDPETSDPITADVTDNCKSSSFPFGCTFVEVEVDMPLGKVEILEIYNIHDSGQIINPQLAEGQVHGGVSMGLGQALSEELLIDPKTGRPLNPNLLDYKLGTIMDTPDIGVEFVETYEPTGPFGAKAIGETPAISPMAAIRNAILDATGVKINELPMNPQRLVEKFKAAGLI
- the xdhB gene encoding xanthine dehydrogenase FAD-binding subunit XdhB yields the protein MFDTGRVFEAHSVQEAIELLVANPGAKLICGGTDVLIQVREGKLAGRDLVSIHGLPELTGVTMDEEGTIAIGAATTFTKVIKDPLVKEHLPFLAQALETVGGPQVRNMGTIGGNVCNGATSADSASTLFALNAKLRIVNSRGTRVVPIQEFYLGPGKVALEYDDVMTHILISRDNYAGFGGQYIKYAMRKAMDIATLGCAVLCKVKDKNIVEDVRLAFGVAAPTPIRVPAAEEVAKGKPFSDELVEEFAKAAVQQVNPRTSWRASREFRLQLVEELSKRAFRQAFSNAGGEY
- a CDS encoding (2Fe-2S)-binding protein, with translation MQTKEIAFKVNGKEVKVTVDVRESLLEVLRNRLHLTGTKKGCEVGECGACTVIINGETVDSCIYLAIWADGKEVRTIEGEERNGNLSRIQQAFVEEGAIQCGFCTPGFVMSATALVESGEKLTREEIKKGMTGNLCRCTGYQNIVRAVEKVMNEKHS
- the nifJ gene encoding pyruvate:ferredoxin (flavodoxin) oxidoreductase, with translation MSKVLKTMDGNTAAAHVAYAFTEVAAIYPITPSSPMAELVDEWSAHGRKNIFGQRVEVKEMQSEAGAAGAVHGSLAAGALTTTFTASQGLLLMIPNMYKIAGELLPGVFHVSARALAAHALSIFGDHQDVMACRQTGFAMLCSGSVQEVMDLAGVAHAAAIKSSVPFLHFFDGFRTSHEEQKIEVLEYDQLAKLVDHEALQRFRQRALRPEQPVTRGTAQNPDIYFQGREAANRFYDEVPDIVADYMKKIGELTGRDYRPFNYYGAPDAEYIIVAMGSVCETIEETIDYLLARGEKVGLIRVHLYRPFAAKYFFDVLPQTVKRIAVLDRTKEPGSLGEPLYLDVRALFYGQEDAPLVIGGRYGLGSKDTNPAQILAVYENLKAAEPKNGFTIGIEDDVTNLSLQPVLGVNTAPEGTICCKFWGLGSDGTVGANKNSIKIIGDNTDLYAQGYFAYDSKKSGGVTISHLRFGKKPIKSTYLIDQADFIACHNQSYVYNYDVLAGLKEGGTFLLNCTWSPEELEEHLPAAMKRYLAQHKINFYIINAVKIASEIGLGGRINMVMQAAFFKLTNVIPIDDAVKYMKEAIRDTYGKKGEHIVQMNEQAVDRGIDALIKVDIPAHWAEAQEEAAVTKEVPEFISQVLIPMNRQEGDKLPVSTFVGREDGTFPMGTSRYEKRGIAIEVPKWIPENCTQCNQCSFVCPHAAIRPFLLDQEEARKAPGSFVTVKATGKQLEGLSYRIQVSPLDCTGCGNCANICPAKQKSLVMEPLGTQLDREQPNWEFAMTVKVKDNLLSLTTIRGSQFAQPYLEFSGACAGCGETPYIKLITQLFGDRMMIANATGCSSIWGASAPSTPYCTNAEGKGPSWANSLFEDNAEFGYGMATAVKQMRERLAELMQQAMDSDIPAELKEAFSAWLAGYKDAGASKAAAKAIVPLLEKYATGNPVLEEILAKKDYLVKKSVWIVGGDGWAYDIGFGGLDHVLASGEDVNVLVFDTEVYSNTGGQASKASPTAAVAKFAASGKRVKKKDLGMIAMSYGYVYVAQVAMGANKNQLLKAITEAEAYDGPSLIIAYAPCINHGIYAGMGKSQEQMAKAVEAGYWHLYRYNPELKQQGKNPFSLDSKEPTASFRDFLLSEVRYASLRRTFPDVAEELFAKAEEDAKERYQTYLRLAQG